Proteins encoded together in one Campylobacter peloridis LMG 23910 window:
- a CDS encoding DegQ family serine endoprotease, translating into MKKTILLSLIVSTSLFSASINIKQVDDNAQRALPSNNPNTILSYHDSIQKVKNSVVNISTSKTVQNSSFGIDDFFNDPYFKQFFGFDFPQTPKNKKNKEKEVVSSLGSGVIISSDGYIITNNHVIEGADKITVNLPDSSTEYKAKLIGADPKTDLAVIKIEAKDLPAVVFADSDKLLEGDVVFALGNPFGVGSSVTSGIISALNKNNIGLNQYENFIQTDASINPGNSGGALVDSRGALVGINSAILSRSGGNNGIGFAIPSNMAKTIALKLIEHGKIERGYLGVVIGALTQDIKKAYTNKEGALITEVQKDSAADNAGLKRGDLIIKVDKTAIKSPMDLKNYIGSIDPKQTIEVTYERDNKVKTAKFMLKTDEKSLQYEKGYIDGLKLIELNSKNKQQYRIPDNINGILITEVTPKSKAEKIGFEQGDIIIGIDQYEVTNFKELSKALELNKGKEYVKIWINRGGLVRALLF; encoded by the coding sequence ATGAAAAAAACCATTTTACTTTCTTTGATTGTTTCAACAAGTTTGTTTAGTGCAAGTATTAATATAAAGCAAGTAGATGATAACGCACAAAGAGCTTTGCCATCAAACAACCCAAATACTATACTTTCTTACCATGATTCTATACAAAAAGTTAAAAATTCAGTAGTAAATATATCAACTTCTAAAACCGTGCAAAATTCTTCTTTTGGGATTGATGATTTTTTCAATGATCCTTATTTTAAGCAATTTTTTGGATTTGATTTCCCACAAACTCCAAAAAACAAAAAAAATAAAGAAAAAGAAGTAGTAAGTTCGCTTGGTTCGGGAGTGATTATTTCAAGTGATGGTTATATTATTACTAACAACCATGTTATCGAAGGAGCTGACAAAATCACTGTAAATTTACCTGATTCAAGCACAGAATATAAGGCTAAATTAATTGGAGCTGATCCTAAAACAGATTTAGCAGTGATAAAAATTGAAGCAAAAGATTTACCAGCAGTTGTTTTTGCTGATTCTGATAAATTACTAGAAGGTGATGTTGTATTTGCCCTAGGTAATCCTTTTGGGGTTGGCAGTAGCGTTACAAGCGGCATAATTTCAGCTTTAAATAAAAATAATATTGGTTTAAACCAATATGAAAATTTTATACAAACTGATGCTTCTATAAATCCAGGAAATTCAGGTGGGGCTTTAGTAGATAGCAGAGGAGCTTTAGTTGGAATAAATTCAGCCATACTTTCAAGAAGTGGAGGAAACAATGGTATTGGTTTTGCCATTCCTTCAAATATGGCAAAAACTATAGCTTTAAAATTAATTGAACATGGAAAAATCGAAAGAGGATATTTAGGCGTTGTTATAGGAGCTTTAACTCAAGATATTAAAAAAGCTTATACCAATAAAGAAGGAGCTTTAATCACCGAAGTTCAAAAAGATTCAGCAGCGGATAATGCTGGATTAAAAAGAGGTGATTTGATTATAAAAGTTGATAAAACCGCGATTAAAAGTCCTATGGATTTAAAAAATTATATAGGAAGTATTGATCCAAAACAAACTATAGAAGTAACTTATGAAAGAGATAACAAAGTCAAAACAGCAAAATTTATGTTAAAAACAGATGAAAAGTCGCTACAATATGAAAAAGGTTATATCGATGGTTTGAAATTGATAGAATTAAATAGCAAAAATAAACAACAATACCGCATACCTGACAATATTAATGGTATTTTAATCACAGAAGTAACCCCAAAATCAAAAGCTGAAAAAATAGGTTTTGAACAAGGTGATATTATAATAGGAATTGATCAATATGAGGTTACGAATTTCAAAGAATTATCTAAAGCTTTGGAATTAAATAAAGGTAAAGAATATGTTAAAATATGGATCAATAGAGGTGGATTGGTTAGAGCTTTACTTTTTTAA